In the genome of Salvelinus sp. IW2-2015 unplaced genomic scaffold, ASM291031v2 Un_scaffold987, whole genome shotgun sequence, one region contains:
- the LOC112069326 gene encoding NOP protein chaperone 1-like, with protein MDRLQNFLPQMAQANEKLKLQMEQAPEGHYDIERVEESGKVIEMXVSLVELSSSDSDSLRRSTLTEENLKLPGNYQRQKKKVHIQVLEKQVD; from the exons ATGGACAGACTGCAGAACTTCCTGCCCCAGATGGCCCAGGCCAATGAGAAGCTCAAGTTGCAGATGGAGCAGGCACCTGAGGGCCACTATGAcatagagagggtggaggagtctGGAAAGGTCATAGAGATG RGTGTGTCGCTGGTGGAGCTCAGTAGTTCAGACAGCGACTCACTGAGGAGGAGCACGCTCACAGAGGAGAACCTCAAACTGCCTGGCAACTACCAGAGGCAGAAAAAGAAGGTTCATATCCAAGTCCTGGAGAAACAAGTGGATTAG